The DNA window AGATCGTTCACTGCGTAAGCCCGTTCGGTCGTGATGAACTCGTTCACCTCATTCGCATCGTTCCTGAGGTGCTCTGCAACGTGTTTATAATCCTGCAGCTGTGGCATATCGGGAAAGGTGGTTAAATCCTTTGCCGGAATGGTACCTcgcaaaaaccgatcgatttcGCGCAGCGCACGAAAACGTTCGACGTCAATCAGCAGCGTATTCAGGTCGGACTATTTTGATGTATACCGGTCGCGATTGTGGAAGTGAAAGTCTTCACACAATAGCTCTGCGTACTTATCCCACAGCTTGCGCGGTTCTTGCGGCATCTCTGAGAGAATAAGCCCACAGAAATGGCGAAATTGGGAGGACATTTGGAATGTGGCCGCTTCCTGTAGAGCCCGTTCCCACTCGGAATCATCTAGCAACAGTCCTTCTCTGATGACAGCTTGCTGGAACGTTGCATACACTGTGCCGTCAACAGTGCGCAAATTCTCGAATGATGTTGGTTCTTTGCGGTAGCACAGTAGCAATCGCAAACAGTAGCACTCCAAGAGCTGCATTCCGCAGGACACCATGCGTCCAACTACCGTTTTGTGCGAGGTACGGATGCGACGTATCCACTGCTTGGTGCCAAGTTCGTGCCACGGTTGTCGCTGACGCGCTGTCGGTTCACCGTACCGATAGTACATGGGTACGTCGTGATAAAGGAGCGTTTTGGCGAAATCGTCGTTAGCCGCAAGCAAGAAAAACTGAGTCAGCATTGTACGTTTTCCCCGGTTTAACGCGCACGAAAGGTTTTCGTTCGCTCGGTAAAACACGTACTGCTGGTTCTCCAGGTGGATGGGCAGCGTCACGACGGTGTGCGTTTTCGCCTGCAGCTCGAAACGCATGATACGCCAGCAGCTGTCTGTCGGTGATAGCTAACGTGCGTCGATGAACTGCTGTATCTCATCATTGCCACCAGTGAGAGATACGCTCAGCCGATCCTGACCCTTGTACACGTACTTGTACAGATACTTTACACTGCTGATCGTTGTGCATACTTCGACGTTAATGTGGCAATTGTACTTGTGGCTTAACCACGGGATGTACAAACCGATACAAACCGATCGTAGCTGTCCGGCGTTTGGGGTTTGTCTGCTTCTGCCAGTATCATGAGGATGTGGGCATGAGGTAGGCCACGTTTTTGAAATTCAATGACGTGTATGCGCGCTACCTCAACGCCAAGAGCTCCCATCGTCAGATCCTGAAGTATGGCTTTCAGCTTCAAACGGAAAACACGTACTGCCAAATTGGGTCGATCAGGGGCACGTTGCCTTGGGGTCAGCAGGTTCTCGGTAATTTCCGGCCATTTCGGATTGCACGTCACGGTCAGAAAGAGGTCCGGTTTACCAAACGTGCGGACAATGCTCATCGCATCGTGGTACTGGGCCTGCATGTAACGGGTTCCACCGACAAAACCGACAACCCACCGACGGGTTCCACCGACAACACGCGTACCGGTGCGCGCGAGCGTTGTATCGTTCGGCCGACCGTCGGCTGGTATCGGCACCGGACCTTCGATCGGCATGTTCGGCACGTTGCGTTGTAGTTCAGCAATCAATCTCCCATCTGGCAGAAAGACACTCACGGAGCTCATAAAATGATCGACTAATCGTTCGACCAGCTGAACTACTAGCGAAGTTATTCGATCGATATTTCCGAAGCGACCCGACCGCGCGTCGTTGAATCCGAAGCAACCCGATCGCATGCGCCGATGAATTCGAAGCGAGCCAATCGCGTGCGCCGATTATCCTGAGCGAACCGATCGTGcgccatttctttctctcatcGTTTCTTTCAACAGTCACgtacacaaaaatttacacttaaaatatttttttttatttcacaatatttttcacaatattaACAAGTGTTGTTAATTCaccttttatattatttttaactactataaattagtaaattaatcacattagcactttaaaagaacaaaaaaacttcaaaacacgtATACGATGAAATCTTGGCTGTAGATGAACATCCTTCCTGCACTGTTCACTGTTGCATGATGTTGCGGCTGTCGATGCTGTTTGATTCCACCCTTGAATGGTCTTCTGAAACACTTGAAATCGAAATACAAGAACATGATTAGCATCGAATAAATGtgctgtatatttttcaacacttttacatACCTTTGAGGACACAGTTCGTTGATAATTCACTATATTAAACCTCCTCAAATCAACGCGTCCATATTGCACTCTCTCGGATCACGAAGTCCGGCAACGCGgactgtgtgcatgtgcgtgttccgcgtttgcttcttccttttttctttgtaaattgtttgaaaatcacaCTCGGGTCGCTCGGTCAGcacgatcaacaccaacacattgacaaaaccgctcaccacagggcacgaacggcaaaaaccactcaaaaatagcgagatggaatgatgaaaaagcgaGAGGTCAATATAAAATCTTCGGAAATTGTCAGATGGGCTGTTTGCGCCAGCAAGATCGATCAAGCCTGCGTATGCCTCTGTGCGCATTTGTGCCTGGTTATCCCGCACATACCGCAAACGCTGCAGCTCCATGATGGAATAAAATTCCACACAATATTACTGGAACAATCGTCCACCACGATGTAGCAGCGCATTGGTGCTGCTTTCCCGCCAAGCGATGCGATAAGCGGCATATTCCCGGGGTGAAATTTGATGCGCTGATGATGCAGTATGCTCCACATTTCGTTCCGACTCTCCATGTGGATTCTCCTCTCCTGTGCGTGTTGCTGCACCATCATCAGTTGTAGCGGCCGTTGTTGATTGTTGCCGACCACGGGCTGTCGGTCTTTGCGGACGTACCTTCGGTATTCCGTAGGTCCAACTCAATTCACCCCGTGGAAACAAAAGTGGTAACTGACATGCCATAAAGTATTGGTTATGCTCATATACTTGCTGCAGTTGGTAACCGGCACGTGATTGTAGCACCAAGTAACGCGTTTGTTCCCTGTCAGCTCCAGTTTCGTTGCAGATGAATACGGCTCCCAC is part of the Anopheles funestus chromosome X, idAnoFuneDA-416_04, whole genome shotgun sequence genome and encodes:
- the LOC125768054 gene encoding uncharacterized protein LOC125768054; this translates as MPIEGPVPIPADGRPNDTTLARTGTRVVGGTRRWVVGFVGGTRYMQAQYHDAMSIVRTFGKPDLFLTVTCNPKWPEITENLLTPRQRAPDRPNLAVRVFRLKLKAILQDLTMGALGVEVARIHVIEFQKRGLPHAHILMILAEADKPQTPDSYDRSVKYLYKYVYKGQDRLSVSLTGGNDEIQQFIDAR